Sequence from the Terriglobales bacterium genome:
CACGATACGGAAGATTTCTTCCGCTGAGTCCTGATCGTGGGCAACCTGTACACTCAGGCTGCCCGGCCGCGTGACGGTATCGATGAAGAAACGTGCTGCCACATAAGTTGTGATCCCCAGTTGCCGTGCTTTGAGCACAATGTTGCGTGGGCCCCAGCGCTCATCCATCTGCCTCTGCGCCCGATTGAGATTGAACGGGACATGCGCTCCCCTTTTGTTGCGAATGCGCAGCCATGCCTCGAAGAGGCACTCCCTTCCCGTCCACCCGCAGCCCAGGCGTTCCTGCAAGCGATCGCCATAGGCGATCAGGACCTCACGGTCCCTTCGCGGATCTCCTAATTCTGGATTTTTATGGGTTTTAGCAAACTCGCCTGTCAAACTCGCAGGCAAATCTAAGAAAGCAGAATTATTTCCAGACAAAAAGCCCTTACTTGGTATTACTGCTTCGCCGCGTTTTCCGCGGTCACAAACGTTCTCATGTAGTCCTCGACACTGCGCACGTAAACATCCGCCAGATCCACTACATGCCGGCGCGACTCCAGCATCTCCGCCGCATCCCGAGACGAATAACCCAGAACGCGCAGAATGGCCAGCGCCATCATGGGCGCGCGGTGAACTCCCGCGGCACAGTGAATCAAAAGCTTGCCTTCCGGGCGATCCAGGACTCGCAGAGCGAAATCCACTCCCCGCTGAAATACGTGTGGCGGCTTGGGCTGAAAATCATCATCCACCGGATTCCACAACACTTCAATGCTGTAAGGTTCCGCCAGTTCCGTATCATCAAACTCAATCTGCATATCGATGATGTGGGTGACACCGGCGCGCGCCACTTCGATCATCTTGTCTTTCGTCCAGATGCCGCCACCGACTGCGATCCGGTCGGTGATCCACGTCATATCCATGGTGGAACCTTCTTCTCCTCGCGCCCTGCAACTTGGATGCGCGCTTGCCGTGAACCGACTTGCTGCCATTTTAAAGCACTGCAACTGTCGTTCGCGAAATCTCCGCTGTTCCGGCGTAACCAGTGTCCACCTTCGGAGGTAACATCCTCACCGAGGTCTCTGACGGTCAAAAAGAACGGCGCAGCGCCGACTTCGGCCGGCTGCTGCGCCGCAACTTCAGGAGGAAACCTTCAATTTTCCCTTACATTTTCAGAATACCAAGTTTGACAGGGTATTTGGGACATTCTGCCCGGTACTTTATTAATCCTCTTTCCAGCAAGTTACACAGAAAACCCCAAAATACCCCTCTTGACATTACATCCTCCGGACCGAGTCCGCGGATACGGCCTCGGCGAGCAAGAACCATTTTGCTTCCCGCAACAGCGTAGCATCGCTTAGATCCTCGCCACAGTCGGGCTCCGGATCGGGAGGCTGAACGTTCTCGCTCATGTTAAGCGTGGCCGCCTTAAGCACTACGTCCGGCCGGGATTGCGGTCGTGCCGCGTTTTGCCTGGGATTGACGTTGCTCAGCGGCTCGAGCAATCCCCGTTCCAGAAAAAGGGCCGTGACGGCATCCAGGGCCTCGGGATATTTCCGAAGCACCGTCTTCCGGGAACAGCCCATCATCAGCGCCGTCTCCTCCTGCGTGTAGTCCTGGAAAACACGCCGCGCAATCAGTCGCTGTGTCTCCAAATCCAGTTCCTCGAGACAACGTTCAACGTCATGCACGAAGATAACTGCATCTTCGAAACTGTTCATGCGGTAGGAGGTGACGCGCGTACGGAAGAACTCGCGCCCCAGCAGGGAAGGAAGCCTCCCCAGTTCCACAGACATGCGAAAGTACTTACGCAGACAGGCCTCTGTGCGAACGCGGTACAAGCAGAGATCGGCGGCATTCCCTTCCAGGGTCAGCCCCACATTCGGTGAGGCATAAATGGATTCTGTCAGTTCAAGCGCAGGCTCTAAACGCAATTTACACCCCCAGCGCACTCGGCCTGCGCGATTTCCAGCACTTCAGGATGCTGGATCTCAGGAGTGTTCCAACCATGGGTTGCATGATTGATGCGACCCGATGCCCTCGTCCTTCGCCGATAGCGTCTCGCCGGCGAGATCTGGTCAGATGGCAGTAATTCCTGGAGTTGCAGCGTGCAACTTCCACAATAAGCATGCATGCTGCCTTGCGGACGCAACCACAGTCCGCCACAGCGCTCGCAATATTTCAGCTCAAGCTTTTGTTCTTGGTGTGGCGCGCATTCCAACATGTTTCAGTCTCCTAATGGAAAAGGGTGAAGTGAGCAATAAGGGAGAAAGGTAATGGAAAGCGATCCCGGCGCCGGCCAGTTCGTTTTGGGGAGGATCGACCGAAGCAGGATTCGCAGGATGAAAGACCTCAAAGACCTCTTTGGGAAGCAGATTTTTCGCAAGCCTGAATCTTCCCTTGCGTCTGCTCGCTCGGCGGGCCAGACTATGTGCGCCCATTTCGTCTCAGATTCCGAAGAGCTGATACCTGTCTTGGCTTCCGGGCTCCTATGCTGTACCGCCGGTTGAGTGTGTTCGTGTACTTGCCAGCACACAGGGGAAAATTCCTGTGGGCATATTTCTGGTAATCCATTTTCAGTACGGGCCATTTTGGAGGAGGAGAGGCAGGGCAACTATCACGCTCCCGGGTAATATCTTTTAGAAATACGTTCTGTTATCGTCTATAGCTTTTTGAAAATCTCGTGGTCAACTGGAAAGCATACGAAATGCTTCCGGACTGATGAGGCACGTCTCCCCAAATGGGAAGAGCCATCCAAACGTCTCTCACCTTCCGCAGTTTGCAGGATCGCCTGCGCGACTTGCTCCTTGCCCGCATTGCCAGTGGCGAAATCACCGGTCTGCGGTTAGCCGAACTCAGTGGACTGCGGCAGGCGCACATCTCCAATTTCCTGAATCGCCGTCGCCGCCTCAGCCTGGAAGCCATGGATGCTGTGCTGGCCGTTTGTCGGCTTTCACCGCTTGATCTCTTGTCCGGCGCGGAAATCAATCGCCGCGCCACTGTACGGCCCCCAGCCGCCACTGGGTTTGTCAACCTCGCCCTCGTCGAGCCGGCGATTGCCGCGCAGGAGCCGTTCATTCGTCAGCAAAACGTCCTCGGACTGCATCAATATCCCACTACCTTCCTTCGCCGACTTCGCCGCGATATGCAGAGTCCGCGTCAAGAATGGGAGCGCTTCGTGCTTGTCCGTGCCAGCGCGCATGAAGGCATCAGCATGTTCCCGCGATTCTTGCCAGGGGCTTTGCTTCTCATTGATCGCCAGTACAACTCACTTCAGCCCTATCGCAAACACGACCGCAACATGTACGCTGTGCGCTCCGGTGCCGATGGCTCATGCACGATCAGCTATGTAGAGCTTTCTGGATCGAATCTGCTGCTGCGGCCCCATAACCGCGACTATCCGGTGATTGTGCTGCCCTTGGAGCAAGGACGAACCTACGCCGAGAAGATCGTGGGACGAATCTGCCATGTGACGATGGAGGCGTGAAGCTCAGCTGGCAGGGCGGCGCGGGCTCCCTCGCCCGCGTGTTGGCAGAAATCAAATGTGTCGCAGGCCCGGTCTCGCCTTATCTTCTCTCGGCGCTCTCTCTGTTATGATTTTCTCGGTAGTTTTCCTCCCCGATTCGCACGGGGATACCAGCCCATAGCAACACTTTTGAGTTGGAGGAGCTTCGATGACCGAGGTCGCCGGCATCCCTCTCGGCCCACGCCGTGATGAAGACATTGCACTCGATATGATGAGATTCATTGCAATCACCACCGCATACGGCAAGACGGGTACGCCGGGGGCGGGTTTTCAGGGGGGAACCGTGTCGCGAGCCGAGGACTATGCCGAGCACCTGCTTCAGCTCTATACCCGTTGCTTGGAGACAATTCGCGGGAAAAAATAGCCGCTTCAGCCTGTAAAACACGATGAAAAAGCCGCGGCTCTTGCACCGCGGCTTCGTTGACTTCGAATTTATGGTTCCAGCTAAATCAGCAGATGTGACCAGCCAATCTTAGCGACGACGGCGGCCCGCCTTCTTCCGGCCGGCTTTCTTTGCTGCTTTCTTCCTTCCACCTCGCTTGGCAGCAGCCCGGCTCCCTCCGCGCTTGGCCGCTTTCTTGCGAGCAGGTTTCTTAGCAGCCTTCTTTGCTGCTTTCTTCGGAGCTTTCTTTGCCGCTTTCTTCGGAGCTTTCTTTGCCGCCTTCTTCGCGGCCTTCTTTGGGGGGGCTGGCGGCGCCCCTCCCCCTTCTCCGAACGCCGGAGCCGGTGGCCCTCCGACTTCGCCTTCCGCCGTGCCGATTGGTTCCTCTTCCTCTTCCTCTTCTTCCTCGAGATCCTCTTCTAGATTCTCGTCATAGATTTCCGCCTCACCGTATTCGTCCATTTCATCGTCGCGTCCGTAGAGTGTCTTGTCGTCGAAGACCATCGTTCCTCCTGATTTCGGATCTGAGCTCGCTTACACTCTTGAGCTCACACGCGCTTATCACGACTGCATAGCACACGAAGATAGAAAACCGGCGCGGATTATAGCACAGCGTTTTTTGCGTCAGGCAAGCAGAGTCAAACAGGAAATTTCAGCGTTCTATTTTGACCACGAGCACGTCGCCGGGATGGATATTGTTGCTCAAATGCGCGTTGCTGCGCCGCAGATCGCTTACCGTAACCTCATATTTGCTGGCGATGCTGGCCAAGGTTTCACCAGCTTTCACACGGTGCCTCACGACCACTGCATCATGCTCACTGGCTGACTGTAACTTGCTGGAAGATTTGGAGTTAGTGTTGGGTTTGGGCCGTGCTTCGGCGACTTCTCGCGTTCCTACCGGACGATAAATCCTCAGCGTCTTACCCGCCTGCAGATGATTGCTCTTCAAATGATTCCAGCGCCGCAGCCGTTCAACCGCTACGCCGAAATCGTCTGCTACAGACGCCGCAGTGTCGCCTTTACGCACGCGGTAAATGGTCGGATGCTTGGAATAGATCAGGTTAGCCGACTCCGATCCGCGGCGGGGCGCGACCGGAATGATGATCTTGGCATCCGTCCGTAGCTCTTCATTTTTCAAATTGTTGACTTGTTCAATCGCTGCCGGCGTGGTTTTGTATTGGCGGGCGATCTCGCTTAGGCTTTCACCACTCTTTACGCGGTGATATCGCCACCAGACACGCATGTCCCTCGGTATGGCAGCAATCTGCTTCTGAAACTGCTCAGCCGTTCCCTGGGGAAGCCTCAATTCGTAGCGGCTATCTTTGGGCGTGGTCATGCGCAGAAGGCTGGGGTTCAAGTCCTGAATCGTGACCGCGTCACTATCTACGCATTCCGCCACCAGACGGAGATCGACCGGATAATCCACCACAACCCTATCCACATTGTCGGGTGGATCCTTCACCAGATGATCCAGGCTGTACTGGCTAGGATTCTTGGCCATAATGGTCACGGCCAGGATGATCGGGACATAGTTCTTGGTCTCAGCCGGTAGCACGTTTCGCCGGTATAGCTCCCAGAAATCAGCATATCCGGTTCGCTGCACCGCCTGCTGCACGTTTCCTGGTCCCGAATTGTAGGCTGCCATCGCGAGATACCAATCGCCGAACTCGTTGTACAAATCCTTCAGGTGCCGCGCAGCGGCCCGAGTCGATTTCTCTGGATCCTGTCTGTCGTCGACCCACCAGTTCCGCTCCAATCCATAACCCACGCCACGGCTTGACATGAACTGCCACATCCCGCGTGCTCCGGCGCGAGACAGCGCCAGAGGATGAAACCCAGACTCTGCTTCCGCCAGATAAATCAAATCCTGCGGTACTCCTTCCTGCTGCAGGATCGAGCGAATCATGCCCTCGTAGCGTCCGGAGCGGACGAGTCCGCGCTCCAGATACCCTCGGCCCCGGCTGGAGAAGTAATTGATATACATCGCCACCTGATCGTTGAGCATCAAGGGCAAGTCGGACTTGGTCTGGCTCAATTCGGCTTCGGCTTTGGCCTTGACATTCGGGTCGACTGGAAATGTGACTGCGTTCGCTTCGTCGATGGGAGCCGGTTCCGACGCCTGCGCCGTAAAACCGTCGCCCTGCTTTAGAGCCGCAACCTCGAGGTCGTGCACGCTCTCGACCAGTTTGTCGAACTCCCCTTGCAGGCGATCGTCATTGCGCACGCTCAGCGGGGATTGCAGCAGCAGGTTGAAAGCGCGATCAAAATTGTCCTTTGCAGCATCGGGGTGGCCAGCCGAATAATTCGCCTGGCCTGCGCGAAACTCCTTTTCAACGCGGGCTATCAGATCCTCTACCGGATCGACTTGTGGTGCGCGTTTTTCCGGAACTTGGGGCGGAGGCGGAGGATCAGACTTGGCGCTCAGGCTGGGCGCGACGGCTCTCGGCGCCGGATTGACCATCGCTTTCTTGGCTTTGCCGCTCTCCTCGCAGGAGATGGCTGCCAGAAGCAACGCGCTAGTCAGTAGGATGGTGGAAAAGCGAACGACCATTCAGTTGCCCGGCCTCTGGCCATCCGGACATGTTACTTGGACGGCGAAACGCCCGCATCGTACTACCCTATTTCCCACAGGGTCAATTGAACCGACGACTTAGCCCCCTCGCCTGTCCAGACTAGTCCCCGCGTTCCTTCCCTACTAGAAATTACCAGTTCGATAATCCCTAGCCAAGCGCCTGTTGCAAGTCAGCCAACAGATCGGTCACACTTTCGATGCCCACCGACAGCCGAACTGTTGCTGCTGAAACGTCCGCCAATTTCAACTGCTCATCACTCAAACCAAGATGCGAGGAGAGCAGGGGATAGGACACCGTCGACTCGACGCCTCCGAGGCTGGTCGCCAGGTACCACAGCCGCAGGCGGTTAATAAACTCTTCTGCACCGCACCCGCCATCCCTGTGTTCGAACGCCACCATCATCCCGAAATCCGACATCTGGCGTTTTGCCGCCTGATGCCCGTCATTGGTCGCAAGGCCGGGATAAAACACGCGCGACACTCGCGCATGTCCGCCCAGGAATTCCGCGATCGCTCTCGCGCTGGCGCAGCCGCGCTGCACCCGGATATCCAGAGTCTTCAAACCGCGAATCAGTAGAAAAGCCGCCAGCGGATCAAGGCAGCCTCCTGACTGCTTCGTCGCTTGGCGCGCTGGCTCAACCCACTCCGTACCCCCCACCAGTGCACCGGCTACCACATCGTTATGCCCGCCCAGGTACTTGGTGGCCGAGTGCACCACCACATCGGCACCCAGTCGTAGCGGTTTTTGCAGCAAAGGCGTAGCGAACGTGTTGTCTACCATTACGCAGCAGCGGTGCTTGTGCCCGATTTTCGCCAGGGCCGCTATGTCCGCACAGCGTAGCGTCGGGTTCGTCGGTGTCTCCAGGAACAGGACTCTGGTCCTCTTCGTGAAGTACTTTTCGATGCTGTCCAGTTCGTGAAATGGCACGAAATGGGTGCTGACTCCAAATCGCGCGAGGGTCTCCTGGAAGAGATGGGTCGTGCCGCCATACAGATCCTGCATCGACACGATCTCATCTCCGGTGCGGCAGGCGGAAAGAAAGAAAGAGTGGATGGCGGCCATACCGCTTGAGGTCACCAAGCACGCCTCGCCCCCTTCGAGCGCGGCAATTTTCTTTTCCGCGACGTTTACGGTGGGGTTGCCGTACCGCGAGTAAAGATAGGCATCCGAGGTCCCCTCGGCATACTTCCGCATCTCCTCCACATCCGGCAGCACAAATACAGAAGCCTGAGTGATTGCGGTAGTAAGCCCGGTCTTCTTCCCATGACGTTCTTCCCCGGCATGCACGCACAGGGTGGCATCGGCTCGCTGACACTGCTTTGCTTTTTCGGTCATAAGACGTTCGGGAGCTGATGGATTGGAAAGCTAACCAATTATCGCATTACGGAGGACATGAGCTGTGTGGCGCCGACACTCTTGTCCGCGCGCTTAGGTTGGATCGAGTCGTGGGTAACCCACCCTTTCGCCAGCTTTTGGCGAAGGGCGGGAATACACAGCCACCTGCGGCGGCTATAGCAGATGCTGCTCCCTACCAACTCAGCTTCAGCGCGAACTGGAACTGCCGCGGATCGTAAGCGGCTGTCGGTTCGCCAGCATTCGTGTACAGCGGATTCACATCCGCGATGTTGTAGCGGTTGATCAGATTAAAAATATCCATGATCCCATCCAGACTTAGCCGCTCGGTAATTCTCATGCGCTTGGCGAGACGAAGATCGTTGAACACCGTCCATGGCTTCACACCTGTATTCCGTCCCAGATTCCCCGTGAATTTCCCATCCAGATAACAGGGAATCTGGAAGAAACCGGTGGGAGAAAATTTCGAGGCCACAACCGGGTCGCCGCAGGAATCCACCGTCGTTCCGGCAGGGACCACATTGGGCCGGTCAGTGTTAACGCTAAGGTCGAAGTTCGCATCCACCGAGGTGATAATGTTGAATGGCCGTCCCGATCCGACCTCAATGATAGGCGCCACCGTAATGTCATTGAAGACTTTCAAGAAGCCGCTGCTGGAAACTCTTCCTGATTGATACACCCCGCTGAACACCAGCCGATGGCGCTGGTCAAACGTCGAAGTCGACCGGTCCGCGTTGGCATTGAAGTTGTCTTGCGGTTCCAGTGGAGACTGCAGGTCGGTGCCATCATCAATCGCGTGCGACCAGGTGTACGACGCCAGGAATTCGTATTTCGCGCTGAACCGCTTTCTCAGATTCACCGTCAGACCGTGGTAGTCCGAGGTGCCATTGGAATAGTTGGCGGGCTCATCGCTGAACGGCACTGGCACGCCTACACCGAGTCCGAATTCTGTGAGCGCCTTCTGGGCGTCGCCGTTACACGCTGCATACGGAGGCACCGTCTGTAGAGAGGGATTAAACCCAGACTGACGGAAGAAGCTCACCAGCGGCGCAGGGACGTAGTTTCCCGCAGGAGCCACCGGAGGCAGACCTAGCGCCTGCAACAGCGTCGGGCAGATGCCCACCGAAAGCGGGCTGCTTGGCGTCAGCTGGTTGATCACGTTCGCCGGCACTCCCCCCGCTTTCAACGCATTCACGGCCGCGACGGCGCGGTTGTAGTTGGTCACCAGGGGTTGAGTTTGAGTGGCGTTGAAATTGATAGGCCGATTGAGGTGCCTGCCGCCATTGAACGTGTAGGAAATATCAACCACCATGTCGTGTCCAAGGTCTTGTTGGAGACCGAAGCTTGCCTGGTTGGAGTAGCCAAACACGAAATT
This genomic interval carries:
- a CDS encoding dual specificity protein phosphatase, producing MDMTWITDRIAVGGGIWTKDKMIEVARAGVTHIIDMQIEFDDTELAEPYSIEVLWNPVDDDFQPKPPHVFQRGVDFALRVLDRPEGKLLIHCAAGVHRAPMMALAILRVLGYSSRDAAEMLESRRHVVDLADVYVRSVEDYMRTFVTAENAAKQ
- a CDS encoding sigma factor-like helix-turn-helix DNA-binding protein codes for the protein MRLEPALELTESIYASPNVGLTLEGNAADLCLYRVRTEACLRKYFRMSVELGRLPSLLGREFFRTRVTSYRMNSFEDAVIFVHDVERCLEELDLETQRLIARRVFQDYTQEETALMMGCSRKTVLRKYPEALDAVTALFLERGLLEPLSNVNPRQNAARPQSRPDVVLKAATLNMSENVQPPDPEPDCGEDLSDATLLREAKWFLLAEAVSADSVRRM
- a CDS encoding LexA family transcriptional regulator encodes the protein MGRAIQTSLTFRSLQDRLRDLLLARIASGEITGLRLAELSGLRQAHISNFLNRRRRLSLEAMDAVLAVCRLSPLDLLSGAEINRRATVRPPAATGFVNLALVEPAIAAQEPFIRQQNVLGLHQYPTTFLRRLRRDMQSPRQEWERFVLVRASAHEGISMFPRFLPGALLLIDRQYNSLQPYRKHDRNMYAVRSGADGSCTISYVELSGSNLLLRPHNRDYPVIVLPLEQGRTYAEKIVGRICHVTMEA
- a CDS encoding LysM peptidoglycan-binding domain-containing protein is translated as MVVRFSTILLTSALLLAAISCEESGKAKKAMVNPAPRAVAPSLSAKSDPPPPPQVPEKRAPQVDPVEDLIARVEKEFRAGQANYSAGHPDAAKDNFDRAFNLLLQSPLSVRNDDRLQGEFDKLVESVHDLEVAALKQGDGFTAQASEPAPIDEANAVTFPVDPNVKAKAEAELSQTKSDLPLMLNDQVAMYINYFSSRGRGYLERGLVRSGRYEGMIRSILQQEGVPQDLIYLAEAESGFHPLALSRAGARGMWQFMSSRGVGYGLERNWWVDDRQDPEKSTRAAARHLKDLYNEFGDWYLAMAAYNSGPGNVQQAVQRTGYADFWELYRRNVLPAETKNYVPIILAVTIMAKNPSQYSLDHLVKDPPDNVDRVVVDYPVDLRLVAECVDSDAVTIQDLNPSLLRMTTPKDSRYELRLPQGTAEQFQKQIAAIPRDMRVWWRYHRVKSGESLSEIARQYKTTPAAIEQVNNLKNEELRTDAKIIIPVAPRRGSESANLIYSKHPTIYRVRKGDTAASVADDFGVAVERLRRWNHLKSNHLQAGKTLRIYRPVGTREVAEARPKPNTNSKSSSKLQSASEHDAVVVRHRVKAGETLASIASKYEVTVSDLRRSNAHLSNNIHPGDVLVVKIER
- a CDS encoding aminotransferase class I/II-fold pyridoxal phosphate-dependent enzyme; the encoded protein is MTEKAKQCQRADATLCVHAGEERHGKKTGLTTAITQASVFVLPDVEEMRKYAEGTSDAYLYSRYGNPTVNVAEKKIAALEGGEACLVTSSGMAAIHSFFLSACRTGDEIVSMQDLYGGTTHLFQETLARFGVSTHFVPFHELDSIEKYFTKRTRVLFLETPTNPTLRCADIAALAKIGHKHRCCVMVDNTFATPLLQKPLRLGADVVVHSATKYLGGHNDVVAGALVGGTEWVEPARQATKQSGGCLDPLAAFLLIRGLKTLDIRVQRGCASARAIAEFLGGHARVSRVFYPGLATNDGHQAAKRQMSDFGMMVAFEHRDGGCGAEEFINRLRLWYLATSLGGVESTVSYPLLSSHLGLSDEQLKLADVSAATVRLSVGIESVTDLLADLQQALG